One Megasphaera elsdenii DSM 20460 genomic window carries:
- a CDS encoding DUF4127 family protein, with protein sequence MNLLQKAVSLAVASFFLCASPAALAKTILYVPQDDRPVDYEYTVSTAEAAGYDVLTPPAQYLSGMNFHGSPDKLMAWVDANAGKADAMVLSIDSLVYGGLVDSRKHNLPMETLTARLEKVEALHKSHKKVPIYVFSTVMRSPWAGGKGVEPDYYLTMGSDIYQLASLQAKMDEEGLNPQERNDWFAIMRRVPMEYLQDWYNRRRKNMSINYRLIDDARKGVFTYYSLGHDDNSVSTQSSLESKYLEMAGDGIPKTAFGSFPGADQLGLLLITRASNDFNNYHPKITVIYPLGGGEKTVPRYDGQAIGKTIASHVEAIGGTMVDNERPDLLLAVNTPLTTSTTESANFENFPIMLQSTRDFLTQIEKAVNLGIPVSIVDMAFSNGSDNTLVYGLYQDQMMYRLAAYNGWNTASNSVGYGIAQGVLSKYMTADAHRDMLTTQYLDNWAYQANVRDYIYRMQQKLEAGVVTQYYPTLNEELQSRTKEQLQRYASTYLGIDPKTVDVTLPWQRLFEVYVDVKPAPTVPLEADVRHDMNSRELQSLANEVSEAQAKLDASRTVNADGTVSQADPAVQAQLQAAKAAAQARYEQEKQAQAINHSEEKAQQSRTWAAQK encoded by the coding sequence GTGAATCTGTTACAGAAAGCAGTCAGCCTGGCCGTAGCGTCTTTCTTTTTATGTGCCTCGCCGGCTGCACTGGCAAAGACGATTTTATATGTACCCCAGGATGACCGGCCTGTCGATTATGAATATACGGTCAGTACGGCCGAAGCGGCCGGCTATGATGTCCTGACGCCGCCGGCCCAGTATTTGTCGGGCATGAATTTCCACGGTTCGCCGGATAAGCTCATGGCCTGGGTCGATGCCAATGCCGGCAAGGCCGACGCCATGGTCCTGTCCATCGATTCCCTGGTCTATGGCGGCCTTGTCGATTCGCGCAAGCATAATCTGCCCATGGAAACGCTGACGGCGCGCCTGGAAAAGGTCGAAGCCCTGCATAAATCGCACAAGAAGGTACCCATTTATGTCTTCAGTACGGTCATGCGCAGTCCCTGGGCTGGCGGCAAAGGCGTAGAACCGGACTATTACCTGACCATGGGGTCCGACATCTATCAGCTGGCGTCGCTCCAGGCCAAGATGGACGAAGAAGGCCTGAATCCGCAGGAACGGAACGACTGGTTCGCCATCATGCGCCGCGTACCGATGGAATACCTGCAGGACTGGTATAACCGGCGCCGCAAGAACATGAGCATCAATTACCGCCTCATCGACGATGCCCGCAAAGGTGTCTTTACCTATTACAGCCTGGGCCACGATGACAATTCCGTTAGCACCCAGTCGTCGCTGGAATCGAAGTACCTGGAAATGGCCGGTGACGGCATCCCCAAGACGGCTTTCGGCTCCTTCCCCGGTGCCGACCAGCTGGGCCTGCTGCTCATCACCCGGGCCAGCAACGATTTCAATAATTATCATCCCAAAATCACCGTCATCTATCCCTTGGGCGGCGGTGAAAAGACTGTGCCCCGCTACGACGGCCAGGCCATTGGCAAGACCATTGCGTCCCACGTCGAAGCCATCGGCGGCACTATGGTCGACAACGAACGGCCGGACCTGTTGCTGGCTGTCAATACGCCGCTGACGACGTCGACGACGGAATCGGCCAACTTCGAGAACTTCCCGATCATGCTCCAGTCGACGCGGGATTTCCTGACGCAGATCGAAAAGGCCGTCAACCTCGGCATCCCCGTCAGCATCGTCGACATGGCCTTTTCCAACGGTTCCGACAACACCCTGGTCTACGGCCTCTATCAGGATCAGATGATGTACCGCCTGGCCGCCTATAACGGCTGGAATACGGCCAGCAACTCCGTTGGCTACGGTATCGCTCAGGGCGTCCTGTCCAAGTACATGACGGCCGATGCCCACCGCGACATGCTGACGACGCAGTACCTGGACAACTGGGCTTATCAGGCCAATGTCCGCGACTACATCTACCGCATGCAGCAGAAACTGGAAGCCGGCGTCGTCACCCAGTACTACCCGACGCTCAACGAAGAGCTCCAGAGCCGCACGAAGGAACAGCTCCAGCGCTATGCGTCGACGTATCTCGGCATCGACCCCAAGACCGTCGATGTCACCCTGCCGTGGCAGCGCCTGTTCGAAGTCTACGTCGATGTCAAGCCGGCGCCGACAGTCCCCCTGGAAGCCGACGTGCGCCATGACATGAACAGCCGCGAACTCCAGTCCCTGGCCAATGAGGTTTCGGAAGCGCAGGCTAAGCTCGATGCGTCCCGGACGGTCAATGCCGACGGGACGGTCAGCCAGGCCGACCCGGCCGTCCAGGCCCAGCTCCAGGCAGCCAAAGCTGCCGCCCAGGCCCGGTATGAACAGGAAAAACAGGCCCAGGCCATCAATCACAGTGAAGAAAAAGCCCAGCAGAGCCGTACCTGGGCTGCACAGAAATAA
- the mltG gene encoding endolytic transglycosylase MltG: protein MEQQKQTTTQLHQGRRVPRKKKGRRIVAVLAGLICLGAAAVAYGYFGPNFLLPYKSGYVHVRSDMTASEVGDILTDKGYIASPLWFRAVATVTGQAGDIHAGEYTLDSRMSLHALLDKLTSGKSEADRLVVPEGYTVREIAKAVAANGRISEADFLKAASSSDQLLPYMKGNRKVTFPTEGFLFPDTYFIPYDATADDVIAMMIKNFDDHLTDAMRAGIAKQNLSIYQFVTLASLIEKEAKYEKDRPLIASVFENRLKIHMKLQSDASISYAMGTHKAAYSINETQYDSPYNTYRYEGLPPGPIGNPGMDCMEAILEAPPTKYLYFVADKDGHNYFAATYEEHMKNVQEHMP, encoded by the coding sequence ATGGAACAACAGAAACAGACAACGACACAACTTCATCAGGGACGACGCGTTCCCCGCAAAAAGAAAGGCCGCCGTATAGTTGCCGTCTTGGCCGGCCTCATCTGCCTCGGCGCCGCTGCCGTGGCTTATGGCTATTTCGGCCCGAATTTCCTCCTGCCCTATAAGAGCGGCTACGTCCATGTCCGCAGCGACATGACGGCTTCCGAAGTCGGCGATATCCTGACCGATAAGGGCTATATCGCCAGCCCCTTGTGGTTCCGCGCCGTAGCGACCGTTACCGGCCAGGCCGGGGATATCCATGCCGGCGAGTATACCCTCGATTCGCGCATGAGCCTCCATGCCTTGCTGGACAAGCTGACCAGCGGCAAGTCCGAAGCGGACCGGCTGGTCGTCCCCGAAGGCTATACGGTCCGGGAAATTGCCAAAGCCGTCGCCGCCAACGGCCGCATCAGCGAAGCCGATTTCCTCAAGGCCGCTTCCTCGTCGGACCAGCTCCTGCCGTATATGAAGGGAAACCGCAAAGTGACCTTCCCGACGGAAGGTTTCTTGTTCCCCGATACATATTTCATCCCTTATGATGCCACGGCAGACGACGTCATAGCCATGATGATCAAGAACTTCGACGACCACTTGACGGACGCCATGAGAGCGGGCATTGCCAAGCAGAACTTGTCGATTTACCAGTTCGTCACCTTGGCTTCGCTCATCGAAAAGGAAGCGAAATACGAAAAGGACCGGCCCCTCATCGCGTCGGTCTTCGAGAACCGCCTGAAGATCCACATGAAGCTCCAGTCCGATGCCAGCATTTCCTATGCCATGGGGACCCACAAGGCGGCATACAGCATCAATGAGACCCAGTACGATTCGCCGTACAATACGTACCGTTATGAAGGCCTGCCGCCGGGACCCATCGGCAATCCCGGCATGGATTGTATGGAAGCCATCCTGGAAGCGCCGCCGACGAAGTACCTCTATTTCGTCGCCGATAAGGACGGCCACAACTATTTTGCCGCTACTTATGAAGAACACATGAAGAACGTCCAGGAGCACATGCCATGA
- a CDS encoding O-methyltransferase gives MMDALFEEMKACAREQDLPILRDSELPLFTGIVASCRPSRVLEIGTCIGYSALQMAPFLAPGGTITTIELDRERYDLACRFFRRSPYASVITALHGDGTELAGALPGPWDFVFLDGPKGQYVRQLRQLLPKLLPGAIVAADNIDYHDMFYLEGPLPHKHRTAVTRLREFMDLVGDRSRFETVFFENGDGMTVSQWKG, from the coding sequence ATGATGGACGCCTTGTTTGAAGAAATGAAAGCCTGTGCCAGGGAACAGGACCTGCCCATCCTGCGCGACAGCGAACTTCCCTTGTTCACGGGCATCGTGGCGTCGTGCCGGCCGTCGCGGGTCCTGGAAATCGGCACCTGCATCGGCTATTCGGCCTTGCAGATGGCGCCGTTCCTGGCACCGGGCGGGACGATTACGACGATTGAACTTGACCGTGAGCGCTACGACCTGGCCTGCCGGTTCTTCCGGCGTTCGCCGTATGCTTCGGTCATCACGGCTCTCCACGGCGACGGGACGGAACTGGCCGGGGCTTTGCCCGGTCCGTGGGACTTCGTCTTTCTCGACGGGCCGAAAGGGCAGTACGTGCGCCAGCTGCGGCAGCTCCTGCCCAAGCTCCTGCCCGGTGCCATCGTCGCAGCCGACAACATCGATTACCATGACATGTTTTACCTCGAAGGGCCTTTGCCGCATAAGCACCGCACGGCTGTAACCCGCCTGCGGGAGTTCATGGACCTCGTCGGCGACCGGTCCCGTTTCGAGACTGTATTTTTTGAAAATGGCGACGGCATGACCGTTTCGCAATGGAAAGGATAA
- a CDS encoding peptidase U32 family protein, producing the protein MGKMELLAPAGSMDKMKMAFLYGADAVYLGGKSFGLRAFSDNFSNEELKEAVDYAHARGKHIHVTVNIFPHNDDLKALPDYLVYLRDIGVDAILIADPGIFAMARQLVPDLPVHVSTQANTTNWASTKFWHDNGASRVVMAREVSLRDVKEIHAKVPDVELEGFIHGAMCISYSGRCLLSNYFTHGDRDSNRGECVQCCRFKYNVVEEKRPGQYFPVVEDERGTYIFNSKDLCLLPYLPDLYDAGLSSLKIEGRMKSIHYVATVTKVYRQAFDAYEADPEHFTVRQEWLDELEKISHRPYTRGFSVSRPTAADQVYSQSSNTQTHEFIGLVKSYDEEKGLAWVEQRNHFKLGQTVEFLQPKGQLVRYTIDRIVDEDGQDLDAARHAQQLVGLAVPQRLEPYSMMRRQVKSHV; encoded by the coding sequence ATGGGAAAAATGGAATTGCTGGCTCCGGCCGGCAGTATGGATAAAATGAAGATGGCCTTTTTATACGGTGCCGATGCCGTCTACCTGGGAGGGAAGTCCTTCGGCCTGCGGGCTTTCAGCGACAACTTTTCCAATGAAGAACTGAAGGAAGCCGTCGACTACGCCCATGCCCGGGGCAAGCACATCCACGTGACGGTCAATATCTTCCCGCACAACGACGACCTCAAGGCCCTGCCGGATTACCTCGTGTACCTGCGCGACATTGGCGTCGACGCCATCCTCATCGCTGACCCGGGCATCTTCGCCATGGCCCGGCAGCTCGTGCCCGACCTGCCTGTCCACGTGTCGACCCAGGCCAATACGACCAACTGGGCGTCGACGAAATTCTGGCATGACAACGGCGCATCGCGCGTCGTCATGGCCCGCGAAGTGAGCCTCCGCGACGTCAAGGAAATCCACGCCAAAGTGCCCGATGTCGAACTGGAAGGCTTCATCCACGGCGCCATGTGCATTTCCTATTCCGGCCGCTGCCTGCTGAGCAATTATTTCACCCACGGCGACCGCGACTCGAACCGCGGTGAATGTGTCCAGTGCTGCCGCTTCAAGTACAACGTCGTCGAAGAAAAGCGGCCAGGCCAGTATTTTCCTGTCGTCGAAGATGAACGGGGAACGTATATCTTCAACTCCAAGGACCTCTGCCTCCTGCCGTATCTGCCGGACCTCTACGACGCAGGCCTTTCCAGCCTGAAAATCGAAGGGCGCATGAAGAGCATCCATTACGTCGCCACGGTGACCAAGGTCTATCGCCAGGCTTTCGATGCCTACGAAGCCGATCCGGAACACTTCACGGTCCGCCAGGAATGGCTCGACGAACTGGAAAAGATTTCCCACCGGCCCTATACCCGGGGCTTCTCCGTTTCCCGGCCGACGGCGGCCGACCAGGTCTACAGCCAGTCGAGCAATACCCAGACCCATGAATTTATCGGCCTGGTCAAGTCCTACGATGAAGAAAAGGGATTGGCCTGGGTGGAACAGCGGAACCACTTCAAGCTGGGCCAGACTGTCGAATTTCTCCAGCCCAAAGGCCAGCTGGTCCGCTATACTATCGACCGCATCGTCGACGAAGACGGGCAGGACCTCGACGCCGCCCGCCACGCCCAGCAGCTCGTCGGCCTGGCCGTACCGCAGCGGCTGGAACCGTATTCCATGATGCGCCGCCAGGTGAAGAGCCATGTTTGA
- a CDS encoding DUF4911 domain-containing protein — protein MFDEDWVYFQAPPAEMTFINRIIEGCDYLGVVTALDGRKGLGFVRTTKDTAGETKEVLQSLPIPVRILSRQEALAAAGQQ, from the coding sequence ATGTTTGATGAAGACTGGGTCTACTTCCAGGCCCCTCCGGCAGAAATGACCTTCATCAACCGCATCATCGAAGGCTGTGACTACCTGGGCGTCGTCACGGCCCTGGATGGCAGGAAGGGACTGGGCTTTGTCAGGACGACAAAAGACACGGCAGGGGAGACAAAAGAGGTACTCCAATCCCTGCCCATCCCGGTCCGGATCCTGAGCCGCCAGGAAGCGCTCGCCGCAGCTGGACAACAGTAG
- a CDS encoding glucose-1-phosphate adenylyltransferase encodes MKKSNCLAMILAGGKGSRLGVLTKDQAKPGLLFGGKYRIIDFPLSNCRNSGIDTVGILTQYQPLELNWYIGNGSSWNLDSTKGGTYVLPPYQSDGGSNWYRGTADAIYQNLNFVEMVGDDYVLILSGDHIYSMDYDKMLNFHKKHHAKATIGTIRVPWDEASRFGIMVADENMRITKFQEKPAKPESNLASMGIYIFDRDVLESYLKADAKDEKSEHDFGKNVIPAMLGDKIPLYAYPFEGYWKDVGTIDSLWQANMDLIADEPPIDLRDSHWRIYSGNQSFPPHLIGPKGSAKSSLIAEGSEIFGTVSNSVIFYGVTIKEGAKVTNSVIMPGTVVEENAVVDKAILGERCHIYPGAVLHNEDGSVAVLGRKGELKPEKVTAKGEH; translated from the coding sequence ATGAAAAAATCTAATTGCCTGGCCATGATTCTGGCCGGCGGGAAAGGGAGCCGTCTGGGCGTCCTGACCAAAGATCAGGCTAAACCGGGCCTCTTGTTCGGCGGAAAATACCGCATCATCGACTTCCCCTTGAGTAACTGCCGCAATTCCGGCATCGATACGGTCGGTATCCTGACCCAGTACCAGCCGCTGGAACTGAACTGGTATATCGGCAACGGCAGTTCGTGGAACCTCGACTCGACCAAGGGCGGGACCTATGTCCTGCCGCCATATCAGAGCGACGGCGGCTCCAACTGGTATCGCGGCACGGCCGATGCCATCTATCAGAACCTGAACTTCGTGGAAATGGTCGGCGACGATTACGTCCTCATCCTGTCCGGCGACCACATCTATTCCATGGACTACGACAAGATGCTTAATTTCCACAAGAAACATCACGCCAAGGCCACTATCGGCACGATCCGCGTCCCCTGGGATGAAGCCAGCCGCTTCGGCATCATGGTAGCCGACGAAAACATGCGCATCACCAAGTTCCAGGAAAAACCGGCCAAACCGGAAAGCAACCTGGCTTCCATGGGCATTTACATCTTCGACCGGGACGTCCTGGAATCGTACCTCAAAGCCGACGCCAAAGATGAAAAATCGGAACACGACTTCGGCAAGAACGTCATCCCGGCCATGCTGGGCGACAAGATTCCCCTCTATGCCTATCCCTTTGAAGGCTACTGGAAGGACGTCGGCACCATCGACAGCCTGTGGCAGGCCAACATGGACCTCATCGCCGACGAACCGCCTATCGACCTGCGCGACAGCCATTGGCGCATCTACTCGGGCAACCAGAGTTTCCCGCCGCACCTCATCGGTCCCAAGGGCTCGGCCAAGAGTTCCCTCATCGCCGAAGGTTCGGAAATCTTCGGGACCGTCAGCAATTCGGTCATCTTCTACGGCGTCACCATCAAAGAAGGGGCGAAAGTTACGAACTCCGTCATCATGCCGGGGACGGTCGTCGAAGAAAATGCCGTCGTCGACAAGGCTATCCTGGGCGAACGGTGCCATATCTATCCGGGCGCTGTCCTCCACAATGAAGATGGCTCTGTCGCCGTACTGGGCCGCAAAGGGGAATTGAAACCAGAAAAAGTCACAGCGAAAGGGGAACACTAG
- the glgD gene encoding glucose-1-phosphate adenylyltransferase subunit GlgD: MNSNMIGLINMREDHPLQEINDTRPLSTLPIGGKYRLIDFTLSNMVNAGIENVGLLLSSQSRSVLDHIRSGKEWGLAHKGDGLFYLPEERADIEHPVEGDIAAYYKNLVFVKRANKRYVLLSGCDMVQNIDYDEVLHFHRHHNADVTLIYQQQKYDFDREGYILTIDDVCKDRVLSIEAKPEVKAGDNLYQRGILIDCDVFQHCIRRAYAQGYNHFITDVLQRNVDRLRIFGYNYQGYAKRIDSVHSYFQVNMDLRDSRIWHELLLKDKDHRIYTKIKDEAPAKYMEESHVTNSLVANGCIIEGRVENSILFRRVKVGKNAVIRNSIIMQHSVVGDDAQLDYVVCDKNTIIQPEAVLSGSHDNPLCIGKRSVR, from the coding sequence ATGAATAGCAATATGATCGGCCTCATCAATATGCGCGAAGACCATCCCTTGCAGGAAATCAACGACACGCGCCCGTTGTCGACGCTGCCCATTGGCGGCAAATACCGCCTCATCGACTTTACGCTTTCCAATATGGTAAACGCCGGCATCGAAAATGTCGGACTCCTGCTCTCCAGCCAGTCCCGGTCGGTACTGGACCACATCCGGTCCGGCAAGGAATGGGGCCTGGCCCACAAGGGCGACGGTTTGTTCTACCTGCCGGAAGAACGGGCAGACATCGAACATCCCGTAGAAGGGGACATCGCCGCGTATTATAAGAACCTGGTCTTCGTCAAACGGGCTAACAAGCGCTACGTTCTCTTGTCGGGCTGTGACATGGTCCAGAACATCGACTACGACGAAGTCCTCCATTTCCACCGCCATCACAATGCCGATGTCACCCTCATCTACCAGCAGCAGAAGTATGACTTCGACCGCGAAGGCTATATTCTGACCATCGATGACGTCTGCAAGGACCGGGTCCTGTCCATCGAAGCCAAGCCGGAAGTCAAGGCCGGGGATAACTTATACCAGCGGGGAATCCTCATCGACTGCGACGTATTCCAACATTGCATACGCCGGGCCTATGCCCAGGGATATAACCACTTTATTACGGATGTACTCCAGCGGAATGTAGACCGTCTGCGGATTTTCGGCTATAATTATCAAGGATATGCAAAACGGATTGATTCTGTTCATTCCTACTTCCAGGTCAACATGGACCTGCGCGACAGCCGCATCTGGCATGAACTGCTCCTGAAAGACAAGGACCATCGTATCTATACCAAGATCAAGGATGAAGCGCCGGCCAAGTACATGGAAGAATCGCATGTCACCAATTCTCTCGTAGCTAATGGCTGTATCATCGAAGGCCGCGTAGAGAATTCGATTCTTTTCCGCCGAGTCAAGGTGGGAAAGAATGCTGTCATTCGCAACAGTATCATCATGCAGCACTCGGTCGTCGGCGATGACGCCCAGCTCGACTACGTCGTATGCGATAAGAATACGATCATCCAGCCGGAAGCCGTATTGAGCGGCAGCCACGACAACCCGTTGTGCATTGGTAAACGTTCAGTCCGCTGA
- a CDS encoding glycogen/starch/alpha-glucan phosphorylase, whose translation MKKWQDKEEFKKLFTEKAHILWEKDLRDMTLNEVYQTIAYMIRDLVSEDWIRTNEIYAEQKVKQVYYFSIEFLIGRLLESNLLGIDMDDICRQGLEDLGWDLDKVIPAERDPGLGNGGLGRLAACFIDSLAALQLPGHGNSIRYQYGLFNQRIVDNQQVELPDNWLVNGYPWEVKKVDKAVYVRFGGNAYMRPDEDGSLECVHEKYSSVRAVPYDVPIIGYHNNTVNTLRLWRAEYSREQLYQELSLGDRRRAFRYKDSVQQISRFLYPDDSNEDGRRLRLMQEYFFVSAGLQSIVRHYKKKYHESIYKFDRYVAIHINDTHPALVIPELMRILMDEEGVSWDAAWNITVRTVAYTNHTILPEAMEKWSIPMFKELLPRIYLIVEEINNRWLKEVRSLYPGDESRARDVAVLWDGQVHMAHLAVLGSHSVNGVAEIHSQILKDSTLHQFYTCFPHRFSNKTNGISHRRWLIEANPQLASLIDEAIGDGWRRTPSKLQDLMPFADDPSFQEQLTRVKKERKDILARYIRDRYDTDVRTDSIFDIQIKRIHLYKRQTLNILHILHLYYLLKDNPKLKITPRTFLFGGKAAAGYGEAKETIRLINVVAHMVNSDRRISKQMKVLFLENYNVSLGQLLFPAADVSEQISTAGKEASGTGNMKFMMNGAITLGTLDGANVEIHRKVGDENCVIFGLRADEVMNYYIHGGYSSWQMYSGDADIRRLMDALVDGSISGEHFGMLYSSFLDKNDEYFVLKDFKSYCQAQQEIAKRYGNHPQWCHSSVVNIAQSGYFSSDRTIQQYADDIWRIKPVKH comes from the coding sequence ATGAAAAAATGGCAGGATAAGGAAGAATTCAAAAAGTTATTTACCGAGAAAGCTCACATTTTGTGGGAAAAAGATCTGCGGGACATGACCTTGAATGAAGTCTATCAGACCATCGCCTACATGATCCGCGATCTGGTAAGTGAAGATTGGATCCGCACGAATGAAATCTATGCCGAACAGAAGGTCAAACAAGTCTATTATTTCTCCATCGAATTTCTCATCGGCCGCCTTTTGGAATCGAATCTCCTGGGCATCGATATGGACGACATCTGTCGCCAGGGCCTGGAAGATCTGGGCTGGGACCTGGATAAGGTCATCCCGGCCGAACGCGATCCGGGTCTGGGGAATGGGGGACTGGGGCGGCTGGCTGCCTGCTTCATCGACTCCCTGGCGGCGCTGCAGCTGCCGGGCCATGGCAACAGCATCCGCTATCAGTACGGCTTGTTCAACCAGCGCATCGTCGACAACCAGCAGGTAGAACTGCCTGACAACTGGCTGGTCAACGGCTATCCCTGGGAAGTCAAGAAAGTCGACAAGGCTGTCTATGTCCGCTTCGGCGGCAATGCCTACATGCGCCCTGACGAAGACGGCAGCCTGGAATGTGTCCACGAAAAGTATTCGTCTGTCCGCGCCGTCCCGTATGATGTGCCCATCATCGGCTATCACAACAACACGGTCAACACGCTGCGCCTGTGGCGCGCTGAATACTCGCGGGAACAGCTCTACCAGGAACTGTCCCTCGGCGACCGGCGCCGGGCCTTCCGCTATAAGGATAGCGTCCAGCAGATTTCCCGTTTCCTCTATCCTGACGACAGCAATGAAGACGGCCGCCGCCTGCGCCTGATGCAGGAATACTTCTTTGTATCGGCCGGCCTCCAGAGCATCGTCCGCCATTATAAGAAGAAATACCACGAAAGTATCTATAAATTCGACCGCTATGTGGCCATCCACATCAACGACACCCATCCGGCCCTGGTCATCCCGGAACTGATGCGCATCCTCATGGATGAAGAAGGCGTGTCCTGGGATGCGGCTTGGAACATCACCGTCCGCACCGTAGCCTATACGAACCATACGATTCTGCCGGAAGCCATGGAAAAATGGTCCATCCCGATGTTCAAGGAACTGCTACCGCGCATTTACCTCATCGTCGAAGAAATCAACAACCGCTGGCTCAAAGAAGTCCGCAGCCTCTATCCCGGCGATGAATCGAGGGCCCGCGACGTCGCCGTCCTCTGGGATGGACAGGTCCACATGGCCCATCTGGCCGTCCTCGGCAGCCACAGCGTCAACGGTGTCGCCGAAATCCATTCGCAGATCCTCAAGGATTCGACGCTGCACCAGTTCTATACGTGCTTCCCGCACCGCTTCTCCAATAAGACCAACGGCATTTCCCATCGCCGCTGGCTCATCGAAGCCAATCCGCAACTGGCCTCGCTCATCGACGAAGCCATCGGGGACGGCTGGCGCCGGACGCCGTCGAAGCTCCAGGACCTCATGCCTTTTGCCGATGACCCGTCCTTCCAGGAACAGCTGACGCGGGTCAAGAAGGAACGCAAGGATATCCTGGCCCGTTACATCCGCGACCGCTATGATACGGACGTGCGGACGGACTCGATCTTCGACATCCAGATCAAGCGCATCCACTTGTATAAGCGCCAGACCCTGAACATCCTTCACATCCTTCACCTGTATTACCTCTTGAAGGATAACCCGAAACTCAAGATTACACCGCGGACCTTCCTCTTTGGCGGCAAGGCCGCTGCCGGCTACGGCGAAGCCAAGGAAACGATCCGCCTCATCAACGTCGTCGCCCATATGGTCAACTCCGACCGCCGGATCAGCAAGCAGATGAAGGTCCTGTTCCTGGAAAACTACAACGTGTCCTTAGGGCAGCTCCTCTTCCCGGCAGCCGACGTGAGCGAACAGATTTCGACAGCCGGCAAGGAAGCGTCGGGGACGGGCAACATGAAGTTCATGATGAACGGGGCCATCACCTTGGGGACCCTGGACGGGGCCAACGTCGAAATCCACCGGAAGGTCGGCGACGAAAACTGCGTCATCTTCGGCTTGCGGGCTGATGAAGTCATGAATTACTACATCCACGGCGGCTACTCGTCGTGGCAGATGTACAGCGGCGACGCCGACATCCGCCGCCTCATGGATGCCCTCGTCGACGGCTCCATCAGCGGCGAACACTTCGGCATGCTCTATTCGTCCTTCCTCGATAAGAACGATGAATACTTCGTCCTCAAGGACTTCAAATCCTATTGCCAGGCTCAGCAGGAAATCGCCAAGCGCTATGGGAATCATCCGCAGTGGTGTCATTCGAGCGTCGTCAATATTGCCCAGTCCGGCTATTTCTCCAGTGACCGGACAATTCAGCAGTACGCCGATGACATTTGGCGCATCAAGCCGGTCAAACACTAA